One window of Robiginitalea biformata HTCC2501 genomic DNA carries:
- a CDS encoding RNA polymerase sigma factor, giving the protein MDIQTTPKEKKAGDIASRPDPWIIEAVLGGDKELFEVLMRRHNELMYRTIRSYLSREEDIEDCMQEAYIKAYRKLRQFNNESQFSTWLIRIGINEALMRIRKGKQMLTVEINQDAEAPQIPDKSIMNPERITMHRESLAYIEHAIDALPRKYKIVYMLKEVEGLEIKEISKSLDLSNSNVKVRLHRARNMMKEYLFKATDTRTVFEFGNARCDRVVEGVLTWMRNESRAL; this is encoded by the coding sequence ATGGATATACAAACCACACCAAAAGAAAAAAAGGCCGGCGACATAGCCTCCCGGCCCGACCCGTGGATCATCGAAGCTGTGCTCGGCGGGGACAAAGAACTCTTTGAGGTCCTGATGCGAAGACATAACGAGTTGATGTACAGGACAATACGAAGCTACCTTTCTCGGGAGGAGGACATAGAAGACTGTATGCAGGAAGCCTACATCAAGGCGTATCGCAAATTGCGGCAGTTCAACAACGAATCCCAGTTTTCGACCTGGCTCATCCGCATAGGGATCAACGAAGCCCTGATGCGAATCCGAAAGGGCAAACAAATGCTCACCGTGGAGATTAACCAAGATGCGGAGGCACCCCAAATACCCGATAAATCCATTATGAACCCAGAACGTATCACCATGCACAGGGAATCCCTGGCCTATATTGAACACGCCATTGACGCCTTGCCCCGGAAATACAAAATCGTGTATATGCTTAAGGAAGTCGAAGGGTTGGAGATCAAGGAGATTTCCAAGAGCCTGGATTTGAGCAACAGCAACGTCAAGGTGCGCCTCCACCGGGCGCGCAACATGATGAAGGAATACCTCTTCAAGGCCACGGACACCAGAACTGTCTTTGAGTTCGGGAATGCCCGTTGCGACCGGGTGGTGGAAGGCGTGCTCACCTGGATGCGCAATGAATCCCGTGCGCTATGA
- a CDS encoding FAD-binding oxidoreductase: protein MNYHVQIKSISRLTHDTLCLRLSKPHGYRYGIGQAIEVAIDNPGYEQQFRPFTLTSLPFDPYLELIVKVYPDHGGFTQALSRLGENGPLIITAAWDSYDYRGEGVFIAAGSGITPFIPMIRQLSLSGRIPGHTLLYANKTEADIIHKQALNKALGSRFINILSREYHSKLDYGRLDQAYLKDKVSDFSEHFYICGPEAFSGAIKGYLINQGAAEAQIQIGY, encoded by the coding sequence ATGAACTACCACGTACAGATCAAATCCATCTCGCGTCTTACCCATGACACACTCTGCCTCCGCCTTTCCAAACCCCACGGATACCGCTATGGGATTGGCCAGGCCATAGAGGTGGCCATCGACAACCCCGGATATGAACAGCAGTTCAGGCCCTTTACCCTGACCAGCCTCCCCTTCGACCCCTACCTGGAGTTGATCGTCAAGGTATACCCCGACCATGGCGGGTTTACCCAGGCGCTGTCCCGTTTAGGGGAGAATGGTCCCCTGATCATCACCGCGGCCTGGGACTCCTACGACTACCGGGGCGAAGGGGTGTTTATTGCAGCCGGTTCCGGAATTACCCCATTTATCCCCATGATCCGCCAACTCTCCCTTTCCGGGCGTATCCCGGGCCACACCCTGCTTTACGCCAACAAGACTGAAGCGGATATCATCCACAAGCAAGCCCTAAATAAAGCCCTGGGCTCCCGGTTCATCAACATCCTGAGCCGTGAATATCATTCCAAGCTCGATTACGGGCGCCTAGACCAGGCCTACCTCAAGGACAAGGTATCGGACTTCTCCGAACATTTCTACATCTGCGGCCCGGAAGCCTTTTCCGGGGCCATCAAGGGATACCTGATCAACCAGGGTGCGGCCGAGGCGCAAATCCAAATAGGATATTGA
- a CDS encoding carboxymuconolactone decarboxylase family protein: MSTTSDNLFPGSTRGLFNKQAALTPETSDAWRTFSQTVFKPGALDVRTKQLIALAVGHATRCPYCIRAHTAQALKAGASAKEISEAIWIAAEMSAGAASAHAAIAFDEMERQGYGENR, translated from the coding sequence ATGAGTACCACATCCGACAACCTGTTCCCGGGGTCTACCCGGGGGCTGTTCAACAAACAGGCCGCCCTGACCCCGGAAACCAGCGATGCGTGGCGCACCTTTAGCCAAACGGTTTTTAAACCCGGGGCCCTGGACGTTCGGACCAAGCAGTTGATCGCCCTGGCCGTGGGCCATGCCACCCGCTGCCCGTATTGTATCCGGGCCCATACCGCCCAGGCCCTGAAGGCAGGAGCATCGGCGAAGGAAATCTCTGAGGCGATTTGGATTGCCGCCGAAATGAGCGCGGGGGCCGCCAGTGCCCATGCGGCGATAGCCTTTGACGAAATGGAGCGGCAGGGATATGGGGAGAATCGGTAA